From the Hymenobacter yonginensis genome, one window contains:
- a CDS encoding IscS subfamily cysteine desulfurase, which produces MLKLPIYLDNNATTPLDPRVLEAMMPYLTEVFGNAASRNHPFGWAAEEAVDYARDQIAGLINCDPKEIIFTSGATESDNLGIKGVFEMYAQKGNHIITTTTEHKAVLDTCKHIEKLGGKVTYLPVDSEGLISLAELEAAMTPETILVTIMYGNNETGTIQPIREIAAIAHKHGALFMTDGTQAVGKIPVDVIADGIDLMAFTAHKMYGPKGVGALYVRRKNPRVKVTAQMDGGGHERGMRSGTLNVPGIVGLGKACELAKQEMAADTARLSTLRDRLEKELLTLEESYVNGSVEHRLPHVANISFKYVEGEGLMMGVKDLAVSSGSACTSASLEPSYVLKALGLSDDLAHSSLRFGLSRFTTDEQIDYAINHVKEAVTKLREMSPLWEMFKEGIDLDKIEWAEH; this is translated from the coding sequence ATGCTCAAGCTACCTATTTACCTCGACAACAACGCCACCACGCCTCTCGATCCGCGCGTTTTGGAGGCGATGATGCCGTACCTGACAGAGGTATTCGGCAATGCAGCCTCCCGCAACCACCCCTTCGGCTGGGCTGCCGAGGAAGCCGTGGATTACGCCCGTGACCAGATTGCCGGCCTGATCAACTGCGACCCCAAGGAGATTATCTTCACTTCCGGCGCTACCGAGTCCGACAACCTGGGCATCAAGGGTGTATTTGAGATGTATGCCCAGAAAGGCAACCACATCATCACCACCACCACTGAGCACAAAGCCGTGCTCGATACCTGCAAGCACATCGAGAAGCTGGGCGGCAAGGTAACCTACCTGCCCGTCGACTCCGAAGGCCTCATCAGCCTCGCTGAGCTGGAAGCCGCCATGACGCCGGAAACCATCCTGGTGACCATTATGTACGGCAACAACGAGACGGGCACCATCCAGCCCATCCGCGAGATTGCCGCCATTGCCCACAAGCACGGCGCCCTGTTCATGACCGACGGCACCCAGGCCGTAGGTAAGATTCCGGTAGACGTGATTGCCGACGGCATCGACCTGATGGCTTTCACGGCGCACAAAATGTACGGCCCGAAAGGTGTAGGTGCTTTGTACGTGCGCCGCAAGAACCCACGCGTGAAAGTGACGGCCCAGATGGACGGCGGCGGCCACGAGCGTGGCATGCGCTCCGGTACGCTCAACGTACCCGGCATCGTAGGCCTGGGCAAAGCCTGTGAGCTGGCCAAGCAGGAAATGGCAGCCGACACGGCCCGCCTGAGCACCCTGCGCGACCGGCTGGAAAAAGAGCTGCTGACGCTGGAAGAAAGCTACGTAAACGGCTCGGTAGAACACCGCCTGCCCCACGTAGCCAACATCAGCTTCAAATACGTGGAAGGCGAAGGCCTGATGATGGGCGTGAAAGACCTGGCCGTATCGTCGGGTTCGGCCTGCACCTCGGCCTCGCTGGAGCCCTCCTACGTGCTGAAGGCCCTGGGCCTGAGCGACGACCTCGCCCACAGCTCGCTGCGCTTCGGCCTGAGCCGCTTCACCACCGATGAGCAAATCGATTACGCCATCAACCACGTAAAAGAGGCCGTTACCAAGCTCCGTGAAATGTCGCCCCTGTGGGAGATGTTCAAGGAAGGCATCGACCTCGACAAAATCGAGTGGGCTGAGCATTAA
- a CDS encoding PspC domain-containing protein, which yields MKKNISINLQGMIFHIEEDGYEVLNRYLAEVKAHFSGYRGHEEIVADIEGRIAELFAARLSGLKQVITLDDVEAMTAKMGRVSDFQSADDAEEEEELLAEAVASGSAQGTYADGTAGTGRRAKSGPEANADTAQAAPRQMYRDMAHRKVAGVAAGLAHYFGTNPLWIRIALLVLLLAVPAVFDDTPLNQFGERVAGITVLAYIILWVVLPKRYDTTDPDTDPAFKKLYRDTDNGKVGGVSAGLAAYLRVDVVVVRIAFLLLLIAGSLGFWLYIILWILLPEAKTASDKLRMRGDAVTLSALDENLRNNPYAAGSETSPVNNRPVGTFLEDSFSNVRPVINGIGSLIRVVAGGIMALTGFAILLSVVIALGIGLGLISSSDNLDFGPLQPFLLFNDISVWAVLSFFLLTAIPALALMLSGLGLLLRRSVLSRTASLTLLGLWLLGIVGSSVAGIRVGREFQREEEITQTTTLDRLTSPRLVLERRQLNNDKWVDLDLVGIDSAQVPRLERIIAAKGATDSLARRTAATSTSHNVRVLNDSTLSVDDHFTYQPNARFRDQQMRLRLLLPRGRSFRMSETFANWLDSDNYVNGREPQHPENEVFRMQGNKVECLSCSAEDLREQDNSDDEDYNDGRDDSDVKLSFDRVRSINADEDAYGSGRESFNETDFNEVNIVGGYRAIIRQGSTFTVRAAGDDRTLRDLKVTRDGRELTISPRNRDLFDSRSGDQDQVLLIIELPELNNLSLVGGTHAEVSGFNSGDLRVTQAGGSKLRLTGTLQQLQLELAGGCQAALQGSADELKVDGAGACEVAAAEFTARRADIDAVGATKVRLHVTDELRAEAIGASLIEYSGKPTTIRREALGAASVRSVE from the coding sequence ATGAAAAAGAACATCAGCATCAACCTTCAGGGCATGATCTTCCACATTGAGGAAGATGGCTACGAAGTGCTTAACCGCTACCTGGCGGAAGTAAAAGCCCACTTCAGCGGCTACCGCGGCCACGAGGAAATTGTGGCCGACATCGAAGGCCGCATTGCCGAGCTCTTCGCCGCCCGCCTCTCCGGCCTCAAGCAGGTCATCACGCTGGACGACGTGGAGGCCATGACGGCCAAAATGGGCCGGGTGAGCGACTTCCAGAGCGCCGACGACGCCGAGGAAGAAGAAGAGCTGCTGGCCGAGGCCGTAGCCAGCGGCTCGGCCCAGGGCACCTATGCCGACGGCACTGCCGGCACAGGCCGCCGCGCCAAGTCCGGCCCCGAAGCCAACGCCGATACCGCGCAGGCCGCGCCCCGGCAGATGTACCGCGACATGGCTCACCGCAAGGTGGCCGGGGTGGCAGCCGGGCTGGCGCACTACTTCGGCACCAACCCACTCTGGATCCGGATTGCCCTGCTGGTGTTGCTGCTGGCCGTGCCCGCAGTGTTCGACGATACGCCCCTCAACCAGTTTGGCGAGCGGGTAGCGGGTATCACGGTGCTGGCCTACATCATTCTGTGGGTAGTGCTGCCCAAGCGCTACGACACCACCGACCCCGACACCGACCCGGCATTTAAAAAGCTTTACCGCGACACCGACAACGGCAAAGTCGGCGGTGTTTCGGCCGGGCTGGCGGCTTACCTGCGGGTAGATGTGGTGGTGGTGCGCATTGCCTTCCTGCTGCTGCTCATTGCCGGCAGCCTGGGCTTCTGGCTCTACATCATCCTGTGGATTCTCTTGCCGGAGGCGAAAACCGCCTCCGACAAGCTCCGCATGCGCGGCGACGCCGTCACGCTCTCGGCCCTGGATGAAAACCTGCGCAACAACCCCTACGCCGCCGGTTCGGAGACTAGCCCCGTGAATAACCGGCCCGTGGGCACGTTCCTGGAAGACTCGTTCAGCAACGTGCGGCCCGTCATCAACGGCATTGGCTCACTGATTCGGGTGGTAGCCGGCGGCATCATGGCCCTCACCGGCTTTGCCATCCTGCTGAGCGTGGTTATTGCGCTGGGCATCGGCCTGGGGCTGATTTCCTCTTCCGACAACCTGGATTTCGGCCCGCTGCAGCCCTTCCTGCTCTTCAATGACATTTCGGTGTGGGCCGTGCTTTCCTTCTTCCTGCTCACGGCCATTCCGGCGCTGGCCCTGATGCTTTCGGGCCTGGGGCTGCTGCTGCGCCGCTCCGTGCTGAGCCGCACGGCGTCGCTCACGCTGCTGGGCTTGTGGCTGCTGGGCATCGTGGGCAGCTCGGTGGCCGGCATCCGGGTGGGCCGCGAGTTTCAGCGCGAAGAGGAAATCACCCAGACTACCACGCTCGACCGCCTCACCAGCCCTCGCCTAGTGCTGGAACGTCGGCAGCTCAACAACGACAAGTGGGTGGACCTCGACCTAGTAGGCATCGACAGTGCCCAGGTCCCACGCCTGGAACGCATCATCGCCGCCAAAGGCGCTACCGATTCGCTGGCCCGCCGCACGGCAGCCACCTCCACCAGCCACAATGTGCGCGTCCTCAACGACTCGACCCTGAGCGTGGACGACCACTTCACCTACCAGCCCAACGCCCGCTTCCGCGACCAGCAGATGCGCCTGCGCCTGCTGCTGCCCCGCGGCCGCTCCTTCCGCATGAGCGAGACGTTTGCTAACTGGCTTGATTCCGACAACTACGTGAACGGCCGCGAGCCCCAACACCCCGAAAACGAGGTATTCCGCATGCAGGGCAACAAGGTGGAGTGCCTCAGCTGCTCCGCCGAAGACCTGCGCGAACAGGACAACTCCGACGACGAAGACTACAACGACGGCCGCGACGACTCCGACGTGAAACTGAGCTTTGACCGCGTGCGGTCCATCAACGCCGACGAGGACGCCTACGGCTCCGGGCGGGAGAGCTTCAATGAAACCGACTTCAACGAGGTCAACATCGTGGGCGGCTACCGGGCCATCATCCGGCAGGGCAGTACCTTCACCGTGCGCGCCGCCGGCGACGACCGCACCCTGCGCGACCTGAAAGTTACGCGTGACGGCCGCGAGCTGACCATCAGCCCCCGCAACCGCGACCTGTTCGATTCCCGCAGTGGCGACCAGGACCAGGTGCTGCTCATCATTGAGCTGCCCGAGCTGAACAACCTGAGTTTGGTGGGCGGTACCCACGCCGAGGTTAGCGGCTTCAACTCCGGCGACTTGCGCGTCACGCAGGCCGGGGGCAGCAAGCTGCGCCTGACCGGCACGCTGCAGCAGCTGCAGCTGGAGCTGGCCGGCGGCTGCCAGGCCGCCCTGCAGGGCAGCGCCGACGAGCTGAAAGTGGACGGCGCCGGCGCCTGCGAAGTAGCCGCCGCCGAGTTCACCGCCCGCCGCGCCGACATCGACGCGGTAGGTGCCACCAAGGTGCGCCTGCACGTGACGGATGAGCTGCGGGCCGAGGCCATCGGCGCCAGCCTCATCGAATACAGCGGCAAGCCTACCACCATCCGCCGCGAAGCCCTAGGGGCTGCTTCCGTCCGCAGCGTGGAGTAG
- a CDS encoding DUF2306 domain-containing protein — MSALLLAAPLFSLAASALPVRVLLSLHIAAGTVALLAGLVPMLGRKGGTWHVRAGRLYVYCMMAVALTAVGLCLLQPLTLSRLFLTGVAMLSFYLSFSGWRAARRRSALLPRPDQLLAIAALLVGVLMVGVGLWLQAVLFAFFGALICLFAGLDARQSLFPRPAEQAEPWLLRHIARLGGSYISAFTAFLVVNMGRVLPADAPAWLGTVVWIAPTVVGSVLIARTVRYYRARLAARQAGLGAPGAG; from the coding sequence ATGTCAGCCTTGCTGCTCGCCGCCCCCCTGTTTTCCCTTGCTGCTTCGGCGCTACCTGTGCGGGTGCTGCTGAGCCTGCACATTGCGGCCGGTACCGTGGCCCTGCTGGCCGGTCTGGTACCGATGCTGGGCCGCAAAGGCGGCACCTGGCACGTGCGGGCCGGCCGCCTATACGTCTACTGCATGATGGCTGTGGCCCTGACGGCCGTGGGGCTCTGCCTGCTGCAGCCCCTGACGCTGAGCCGGCTTTTCCTGACGGGCGTGGCCATGCTGAGCTTCTACCTCAGCTTCAGCGGCTGGCGCGCTGCCCGCCGCCGCAGCGCCCTGCTGCCCCGCCCCGACCAGCTACTGGCCATTGCGGCCTTGCTGGTGGGCGTGCTGATGGTAGGAGTAGGTTTGTGGCTGCAGGCCGTGCTGTTCGCCTTCTTCGGCGCCCTGATCTGCCTGTTTGCCGGCCTCGATGCGCGCCAGAGTCTGTTTCCCCGGCCGGCCGAGCAGGCGGAGCCCTGGCTGCTGCGGCACATTGCGCGCCTGGGCGGCTCCTACATCTCGGCCTTCACGGCGTTTCTGGTCGTGAACATGGGCCGGGTGCTGCCCGCCGATGCGCCCGCCTGGCTGGGCACGGTCGTCTGGATTGCCCCCACGGTGGTGGGCAGCGTGCTCATTGCGCGCACCGTGCGCTATTACCGCGCCCGGCTGGCCGCCCGCCAAGCCGGATTGGGGGCGCCGGGCGCAGGTTAG
- a CDS encoding L-threonylcarbamoyladenylate synthase: MNPRFLREEVDAAVDALLMQQVILYPTDTVWGLGCDAELPRAVEKIYQLKNRPTNKACIVLVADEQMFARYAAVVPPNLPELLATQQRPTTYVVLGSSHLAPNLLAPDGTIGLRVVLDDEFCRLVVRRLGHGLVSTSANLSGEPTPALYTEIDPALVRKADYVAYWRQDDTTRAAPSRVVRVLPDGSLEVLRD; the protein is encoded by the coding sequence ATGAACCCCCGATTTCTCCGTGAAGAAGTAGATGCCGCTGTGGATGCGTTGCTGATGCAGCAAGTCATTCTATATCCGACCGATACGGTGTGGGGTTTGGGGTGTGATGCCGAGCTGCCGCGGGCCGTGGAGAAAATCTACCAGCTCAAAAACCGCCCCACTAACAAGGCCTGCATTGTGCTGGTGGCCGATGAGCAGATGTTTGCCCGCTACGCCGCCGTGGTGCCACCCAACCTGCCGGAGCTGCTGGCCACCCAGCAGCGGCCTACCACCTACGTGGTGCTTGGCAGCTCGCACCTGGCGCCCAATCTGCTGGCGCCGGATGGCACCATCGGCCTGCGGGTGGTGCTCGACGACGAGTTCTGCCGGCTGGTGGTGCGGCGGCTGGGCCACGGACTGGTGTCGACGTCGGCCAACCTGAGCGGCGAGCCAACGCCCGCCCTGTACACGGAAATCGACCCGGCCCTGGTGCGCAAAGCCGACTACGTAGCCTACTGGCGCCAGGACGACACCACGCGCGCCGCTCCTTCGCGGGTGGTGCGGGTGCTGCCCGATGGCAGCCTGGAAGTGCTGCGCGACTAA
- a CDS encoding CCA tRNA nucleotidyltransferase codes for MKNPQLPSLPLFQTIAEAAGELGFPAYVIGGYVRDLALERGSKDVDVVCVGDGIALAQAVGRKLPGRPRVTVFKNFGTAMLPTPEIEVEFVGARKESYRAESRKPEVEAGTLEEDLARRDFTINALGLSLNPDTYGELVDRYDGMGDLQRRIIRTPLDPDVTFSDDPLRMLRAIRFATQLDFDIDPDTFDALARNKERIKIISQERITTELNKIIMAPKPSYGFKLLFSCGLLQLIFPKMAQLQGVEKVGKHAHKDNFYHTLQVLDNVVAAGGDLWLRWSAILHDIAKPATKRFDARVGWTFHGHEDKGARWVPGIFTDLKLPLGEEMRQVQRLVRLHLRPIALSKEIVTDSAVRRLLFEAGDDIDRLMLLCRADITSKDYDRKNRYLRNFDVVEQKLKEVEEKDHLRNFKPVITGEIIMATFSLKPSREVGELKEALLEAILEGKIRNEHDEAFALLLELGARKGLTPVPSAE; via the coding sequence ATGAAAAACCCGCAACTCCCCAGCCTCCCTCTGTTCCAGACCATTGCTGAAGCCGCCGGCGAGCTGGGGTTTCCGGCCTACGTGATTGGAGGCTACGTGCGGGATCTGGCGCTGGAGCGCGGCAGCAAAGACGTGGACGTAGTGTGCGTCGGCGACGGGATTGCGCTGGCCCAGGCCGTGGGGCGCAAGCTACCGGGCCGGCCCCGCGTGACGGTGTTCAAGAACTTCGGCACGGCCATGCTGCCTACGCCCGAGATTGAAGTGGAGTTTGTGGGCGCCCGCAAGGAAAGCTACCGCGCCGAAAGCCGCAAGCCCGAAGTGGAAGCCGGCACCCTGGAAGAAGACCTGGCCCGGCGCGACTTCACCATCAACGCCCTGGGTTTGAGCCTCAACCCCGACACCTACGGCGAGCTGGTAGACCGCTACGACGGCATGGGCGACCTGCAGCGCCGCATCATCCGTACGCCGCTGGACCCCGACGTGACCTTCTCCGACGACCCGCTGCGGATGCTGCGCGCCATTCGGTTTGCCACCCAGCTGGACTTCGACATCGACCCCGATACGTTTGATGCCCTGGCCCGCAATAAGGAGCGCATCAAGATCATCTCGCAGGAGCGCATCACCACCGAGCTGAACAAGATCATTATGGCCCCAAAACCCAGCTACGGCTTCAAGCTGCTGTTCAGCTGTGGGCTGCTACAGCTTATCTTCCCGAAGATGGCCCAGCTGCAGGGCGTAGAGAAAGTGGGCAAACACGCTCACAAAGACAACTTCTACCACACCCTGCAGGTGCTCGACAACGTGGTGGCGGCCGGCGGCGACCTGTGGCTGCGTTGGTCGGCCATCCTGCACGACATCGCCAAGCCCGCCACCAAACGCTTTGATGCGCGCGTGGGCTGGACCTTCCACGGCCACGAAGACAAGGGCGCCCGCTGGGTGCCGGGCATCTTCACGGACCTGAAGCTGCCGCTGGGCGAGGAGATGCGGCAGGTGCAGAGGCTGGTGCGCCTGCACCTGCGGCCCATTGCCCTGAGCAAGGAAATCGTGACCGACTCGGCGGTGCGCCGCCTGCTGTTCGAAGCCGGCGACGACATCGACCGTCTGATGCTGCTGTGCCGCGCCGACATCACCAGCAAAGACTACGACCGTAAAAACCGCTACCTGCGCAACTTCGACGTGGTGGAGCAGAAGCTGAAGGAGGTGGAGGAAAAAGACCACCTGCGCAACTTCAAGCCCGTCATCACCGGCGAAATCATCATGGCCACCTTCAGCCTGAAGCCGTCCCGCGAAGTGGGCGAGTTGAAGGAAGCGCTATTGGAAGCCATCCTGGAAGGCAAAATCCGCAACGAGCACGACGAGGCGTTTGCGCTGCTGCTGGAGCTTGGGGCACGCAAAGGCCTGACGCCGGTGCCTTCAGCGGAGTAG
- a CDS encoding alpha/beta hydrolase-fold protein, with translation MKPFLFALMLAPAVSFAQSAAPTYAQLMDQSGAQMQAKDFCAAVATFEQAFRPDSARANEFELFTGAIAAANCPARRPLAWRWLGQLSRHRPLSMQPRDLDNVANDPMLAPLRTEAAWQRWLAAMRQALAQQTADAQAASIRWIAETKARTLPAAYGKARAAATPGFALYFSPVPADTVRMPYLVRVPAGYDPAKPTPVVVYLHGGVVNTKQFGYADRDVAEETIFEAAPTNALVVYPFGRASFGWVAQLAAFAQIERVLAEVQARYRTDGRRTVLGGMSNGGSAALWFASQRPAAFSGFYALSPAPVLPLQASYGRLGQGKPCYQLSAQDDSLYRYKAVKATYDARPSQAAQWFLQTLPSGGHGFLYRPEGPALLRQTLATLCASPKPR, from the coding sequence ATGAAGCCATTCCTTTTCGCGCTGATGCTGGCACCGGCCGTTTCGTTTGCTCAATCTGCTGCTCCCACTTACGCCCAACTCATGGACCAGAGCGGCGCCCAGATGCAGGCCAAAGACTTCTGCGCGGCCGTTGCCACCTTCGAGCAGGCCTTCCGGCCCGACAGCGCCCGCGCCAATGAGTTTGAGCTGTTCACTGGCGCTATAGCGGCCGCCAACTGCCCGGCGCGCCGCCCGCTGGCCTGGCGCTGGCTGGGGCAGCTGAGCCGCCACCGCCCCCTGAGCATGCAGCCCCGCGACCTTGACAACGTCGCCAACGACCCGATGCTGGCCCCGTTGCGCACCGAAGCCGCGTGGCAGCGTTGGCTGGCCGCCATGCGCCAGGCCTTGGCCCAGCAAACCGCCGACGCCCAGGCCGCAAGTATCCGCTGGATAGCCGAAACGAAGGCCCGCACGCTGCCCGCCGCCTACGGCAAAGCCCGGGCGGCCGCCACGCCTGGTTTCGCCCTCTACTTCAGTCCGGTACCGGCCGATACTGTTCGGATGCCCTATCTGGTGCGCGTGCCGGCCGGCTACGATCCGGCCAAGCCAACCCCGGTGGTGGTGTATCTGCACGGCGGCGTGGTGAACACCAAGCAGTTTGGCTATGCCGACCGGGATGTGGCGGAAGAAACCATTTTCGAGGCGGCGCCCACCAACGCGCTGGTGGTGTATCCGTTCGGGCGGGCCAGCTTTGGCTGGGTGGCGCAACTGGCTGCCTTCGCCCAGATTGAGCGAGTCCTGGCGGAAGTGCAGGCCCGCTACCGCACCGACGGCCGCCGCACGGTGCTCGGCGGCATGAGTAACGGCGGCAGTGCCGCCCTGTGGTTTGCCAGCCAGCGCCCCGCTGCTTTCAGCGGGTTCTACGCGTTGTCGCCGGCGCCGGTGCTGCCGCTGCAGGCCAGCTACGGGCGCTTAGGCCAGGGCAAGCCCTGCTACCAGCTCAGCGCCCAAGACGACTCGCTCTATAGGTATAAGGCCGTGAAGGCCACCTACGACGCCCGCCCGTCGCAGGCGGCGCAATGGTTTCTGCAAACCCTGCCCAGCGGCGGCCACGGCTTCCTCTACCGCCCCGAGGGCCCGGCGCTGCTCCGGCAAACGCTGGCTACACTGTGCGCGTCACCCAAGCCGCGCTAA
- the mce gene encoding methylmalonyl-CoA epimerase translates to MLLNLEHLGLAVPDLEAATALYTTLLGQEPYKREHVASEAVDTVFFQVGGSKIELLAGTSPDSAITRFLEKKPAGIHHVAFEVDDIEAEMARLRQEGFTLLNETPKRGADNKLVCFVHPKSAGGVLVELCQTIK, encoded by the coding sequence ATGCTCCTCAACCTCGAACACTTAGGCCTGGCCGTCCCTGATCTGGAAGCTGCCACGGCGCTCTACACCACGCTGCTGGGCCAGGAGCCCTATAAGCGCGAGCATGTGGCGTCGGAGGCGGTGGATACGGTGTTTTTTCAGGTGGGAGGCTCCAAGATAGAGCTGCTGGCCGGCACCTCACCCGACAGCGCCATCACGCGGTTTCTGGAGAAGAAGCCGGCCGGTATTCACCACGTTGCGTTTGAGGTAGACGACATTGAGGCCGAGATGGCGCGGCTGCGGCAGGAAGGCTTCACGCTGCTCAACGAAACCCCCAAGCGAGGCGCCGACAACAAGCTGGTGTGCTTCGTGCATCCCAAATCAGCCGGCGGCGTGCTGGTGGAGCTCTGCCAGACTATCAAGTAG